The Chryseobacterium geocarposphaerae genome window below encodes:
- a CDS encoding VOC family protein has product MSKYKSLRPILWTENLDDTIGFYIHILGFTLQERNDDWQWASLEKDGVEIMLTKPNQHENFKGIGFTGSFYFTVDHVDELWEDLKTKAKVCYEIETFDWRMREFAVYDNNGYILQFGQHIDEISKEE; this is encoded by the coding sequence ATGTCAAAATATAAATCACTTCGTCCGATATTATGGACAGAAAATCTTGATGATACCATTGGATTTTATATTCATATCCTGGGATTTACGTTACAGGAAAGAAATGATGATTGGCAATGGGCTTCGCTGGAGAAAGATGGAGTGGAGATTATGCTTACAAAGCCGAATCAGCATGAAAATTTTAAAGGGATTGGTTTTACAGGCTCATTTTATTTTACTGTAGATCATGTAGATGAACTTTGGGAGGATTTGAAAACAAAAGCAAAAGTCTGTTACGAAATTGAAACTTTTGATTGGAGAATGAGAGAATTTGCAGTATATGACAATAACGGGTATATATTACAATTTGGTCAACATATTGATGAAATTAGCAAAGAGGAATAA
- a CDS encoding SusC/RagA family TonB-linked outer membrane protein translates to MKQRDLKYSCLIAVLYFGMNVNAQVTPKKDSVTKEQKIEEVVLIGYGSQKKENVTGSIGVVSAKDLADKPNSNPMSSVQGKVAGVNIVNAGSPGTSPRVDIRGVGSLTGNTVFIVDGTITNDISFLNPQDIESMSILKDPSSLAIFGAQAANGAVIIKTKTGRGKPVYNFNSYLGFKKLTNVPRMANTKQYIELYNEKLMNDNGNSNGSLSPNQFSADTNWFDEVFRKSSIINANDFSASGSLGKLNYYGSIGYLQDEGIFDAGHNINSGNGFNRLNTKLNLSYKITDNLTIGDNFTFSKMRTDAVNSPLLNAYNSPPIFDPMNSATGNYQFFNGYSIANPRAVLDLFRSQTRQERLLNNVWAEYKFLKDFTFKVSYTTDNYNTSKYEYTPVLTYVPVGDQKPTKLITRDSRDRNYIWDNTLTWKKSFGNHNLEILGGFSRVRNSYQPTYSEALNVFYNGTNESLSISNGTDILVIDNRVVDKYNNVPNQDRTESLFARINYDYKGKYLINGSVRRDGTSKYSKDDRFRTFPAVSAGWVISKEDFMSSQNVFNLLKLRASYGKLGNPNVNRSYDALVNVITSGAYYGSTGYPASTITEFIDPSIGWETTTGRDVGLEMGLLNNKLKIEATYFDKDTKDVVYGVVQGTVSGASNWNNYVTNAYSFKNKGFEVMANYDAKLSENVRLGVYGNLTTLDNKITSVYGGSYLETGASLFGNSIVRLQEGQSVGAYYGYQVAGVFQTDAEAAASGQSGAKAGWFKFADQDGNGVIDSRDKTFLGSPIPKGTYGFGVNMNVYSFDISVDFQGVFGNKIYNYNREQRFGNENWDLDFYNNRWTGPGSSNSYSMTTNNQSIILPSSFYVENGSYIRLRNVTIGYTLPKDLAKSMLLTKLRLYVSAQNPWTSFKYNGFSPEILNTDRVQMGIDNNIAPISAIYTFGMNLTF, encoded by the coding sequence ATGAAACAACGTGATTTAAAGTATTCATGTCTCATTGCCGTTCTATACTTTGGTATGAATGTCAATGCGCAGGTTACTCCTAAAAAAGATTCTGTAACTAAGGAACAGAAAATTGAGGAAGTGGTACTCATTGGTTATGGATCTCAGAAAAAAGAAAATGTTACCGGAAGTATCGGTGTGGTTTCAGCAAAAGATCTTGCCGATAAACCGAATTCAAACCCGATGAGCTCCGTTCAAGGTAAAGTTGCCGGAGTCAACATTGTAAATGCGGGTTCTCCAGGAACGTCTCCCAGAGTTGATATTAGAGGGGTAGGATCTTTAACTGGTAATACTGTTTTTATCGTTGACGGAACAATTACTAATGATATTTCCTTTCTGAATCCACAGGATATTGAATCGATGAGTATCTTGAAAGATCCTTCAAGTTTAGCAATTTTCGGAGCTCAGGCAGCGAATGGTGCAGTTATTATTAAAACTAAAACAGGAAGAGGAAAGCCTGTTTATAATTTTAATTCTTATTTAGGCTTCAAGAAACTTACTAATGTTCCGAGAATGGCAAACACCAAACAGTATATCGAGCTTTATAACGAGAAGCTGATGAACGACAACGGAAATAGTAACGGTTCATTATCTCCTAATCAGTTTTCTGCTGATACAAACTGGTTTGATGAAGTTTTTAGAAAATCAAGTATAATTAATGCTAATGACTTTTCTGCTTCAGGAAGTTTGGGGAAATTAAATTACTATGGTAGTATTGGTTACTTGCAGGATGAGGGTATTTTTGATGCCGGGCACAATATAAACTCTGGAAATGGGTTTAATAGATTAAATACAAAGCTAAATCTTAGTTATAAGATTACGGATAATTTAACTATTGGAGATAATTTTACATTCTCAAAAATGCGGACCGATGCAGTGAATAGTCCTCTGCTTAATGCTTACAATTCGCCGCCAATTTTTGACCCTATGAACTCTGCTACCGGAAATTATCAGTTTTTTAACGGATATTCTATTGCTAACCCTAGAGCGGTACTTGATTTATTTAGAAGTCAAACGAGACAGGAAAGACTTCTTAACAATGTTTGGGCAGAGTATAAGTTTTTAAAAGATTTTACTTTTAAGGTAAGCTATACTACAGATAATTATAATACAAGCAAATACGAATATACTCCTGTTTTAACGTATGTTCCTGTAGGAGATCAAAAACCGACTAAGCTCATCACAAGAGATAGTAGAGATCGTAATTATATTTGGGATAATACTTTAACTTGGAAGAAATCATTTGGTAATCATAACTTGGAAATTTTAGGTGGTTTTTCAAGAGTTAGAAATTCTTATCAGCCAACTTATTCAGAAGCTTTAAATGTTTTCTATAACGGAACAAATGAGTCATTGAGTATTAGCAATGGTACGGACATTTTGGTAATTGATAATAGGGTAGTTGATAAATACAATAACGTTCCTAACCAGGATAGAACAGAATCTTTATTTGCAAGAATTAATTATGATTATAAAGGCAAATATCTTATCAATGGATCAGTTCGTAGAGACGGTACATCCAAATATTCTAAAGATGACCGATTCAGAACTTTCCCGGCAGTAAGTGCAGGTTGGGTTATATCGAAAGAAGATTTCATGAGTTCTCAAAATGTTTTCAATCTTTTAAAGTTGAGAGCAAGTTATGGTAAGCTGGGAAATCCAAATGTTAATAGATCTTACGATGCATTAGTAAATGTGATTACCTCAGGGGCGTATTATGGAAGTACAGGATATCCGGCATCAACCATTACGGAATTTATTGATCCTAGTATTGGTTGGGAAACTACGACAGGTAGAGACGTAGGGTTAGAAATGGGCTTGCTAAATAATAAGTTAAAAATTGAAGCGACTTATTTTGATAAAGATACTAAAGATGTGGTTTATGGAGTAGTACAAGGAACCGTTTCTGGAGCTTCAAACTGGAATAATTATGTTACAAATGCCTATTCTTTTAAAAATAAAGGTTTTGAGGTAATGGCTAATTACGATGCGAAACTTTCTGAAAATGTTAGACTGGGGGTTTATGGTAACTTAACAACTCTTGATAATAAAATCACTTCGGTTTATGGGGGATCATATTTGGAAACTGGAGCTAGTTTATTTGGTAATTCAATAGTAAGATTACAGGAAGGGCAATCTGTTGGGGCTTATTATGGTTATCAGGTTGCTGGTGTTTTCCAAACAGATGCTGAAGCAGCTGCATCAGGACAATCTGGAGCGAAAGCAGGTTGGTTTAAATTTGCAGATCAGGATGGTAATGGTGTTATTGATTCACGAGATAAAACTTTCTTAGGAAGTCCGATTCCTAAAGGAACTTACGGTTTTGGAGTTAATATGAATGTATACAGCTTTGATATATCAGTAGATTTCCAAGGGGTATTTGGTAATAAAATTTACAATTACAATCGTGAGCAGAGATTTGGAAATGAAAACTGGGATCTAGATTTTTATAACAATAGATGGACTGGTCCAGGATCTTCTAATAGTTACTCAATGACTACCAATAATCAGTCGATTATTCTACCAAGTAGTTTCTATGTAGAAAATGGTAGTTATATTAGACTACGAAACGTTACTATTGGTTATACTTTGCCAAAAGATTTAGCTAAATCTATGTTACTTACAAAACTAAGATTGTATGTTAGTGCACAAAACCCTTGGACAAGTTTTAAATATAATGGATTCTCTCCAGAAATATTAAATACGGATAGAGTACAAATGGGGATTGATAACAATATCGCGCCAATTTCTGCGATCTATACCTTCGGTATGAATTTAACATTTTAA
- a CDS encoding carboxylesterase family protein, with protein sequence MKLKLTHLPLLLLPLSLSLNAQEVKAELNKEVTRKEKISYILDYPQKSKGNVPLIVFLHGSGERGSNLELVKAHSPFTYKHLIKEPVAILAPQCPENTWWDTVTVYHLIKEIQKKYKIDASRIYLTGLSMGGWGTLKLAMEHPEMFAAVVSVCAPTDRVMYANIDQYKNLNMKIFHGGMDDVVLPENAFNFYQKLHPVNPSAELTIFPNDNHNSWDSTYSNPKLYEWMLSKKKNN encoded by the coding sequence ATGAAACTAAAACTAACCCATTTACCGCTTTTACTTCTGCCGCTGTCACTGAGTCTCAATGCTCAGGAGGTTAAGGCGGAATTAAATAAAGAAGTTACGAGAAAGGAAAAGATCTCTTACATTCTTGATTATCCTCAGAAATCAAAAGGAAACGTTCCTTTGATTGTATTTCTTCATGGTTCCGGTGAAAGAGGAAGTAATTTAGAACTCGTAAAAGCACACAGTCCATTTACATACAAACATCTGATAAAGGAACCTGTGGCTATTTTGGCTCCTCAATGTCCGGAAAATACCTGGTGGGATACGGTCACGGTTTATCATTTGATTAAAGAAATTCAGAAAAAGTATAAGATAGATGCTTCCAGAATTTACCTTACAGGACTTTCCATGGGAGGTTGGGGAACATTGAAACTGGCGATGGAGCATCCTGAGATGTTTGCTGCGGTTGTTTCAGTTTGTGCACCTACAGATCGGGTGATGTATGCGAATATTGATCAGTACAAGAATTTAAATATGAAAATTTTTCATGGCGGAATGGATGATGTGGTTTTGCCTGAAAACGCATTCAATTTTTACCAAAAACTTCATCCGGTTAATCCATCTGCGGAATTGACAATTTTCCCGAATGATAATCATAATTCGTGGGATTCGACATATTCCAATCCAAAATTGTATGAGTGGATGCTGTCAAAAAAGAAAAATAATTGA
- a CDS encoding deoxynucleoside kinase, producing the protein MHIAVTGNIGAGKTTLTTMLSKHYGWDAQFEDVDHNPYLEDFYADMSKWSFALQIYFLGSRFRQVKEIRESGKNIIQDRTIYEDAHIFAENLNDMNLLSDRDFNNYASVFNLMKSFVSAPDLLIYLKSDVPNLVKKIYKRGREYEASISIEYLSKLNQKYEKWISNYTEGKLLIIEVDDLDFVEKPEDFGFILEKIEAELNGLF; encoded by the coding sequence ATGCATATTGCAGTTACAGGAAATATTGGAGCGGGAAAAACGACTTTAACTACAATGTTGTCTAAACATTACGGTTGGGATGCTCAGTTTGAGGATGTGGATCATAACCCTTATTTGGAAGATTTTTATGCCGATATGAGCAAATGGAGTTTTGCTTTGCAGATTTATTTTCTGGGAAGCAGATTTCGCCAGGTAAAAGAAATCAGAGAAAGCGGTAAAAATATTATTCAGGATCGTACGATCTATGAGGATGCTCATATTTTTGCGGAAAACCTGAATGATATGAACCTTCTTTCAGACAGGGATTTCAATAACTATGCTTCTGTATTCAATCTGATGAAATCTTTTGTTTCTGCTCCGGATTTGTTGATTTATCTGAAATCTGATGTTCCGAATCTGGTAAAAAAGATCTATAAAAGAGGAAGAGAATATGAAGCGTCTATCAGTATAGAATATTTATCCAAACTAAATCAGAAATATGAAAAATGGATCTCCAATTATACAGAAGGAAAGCTTCTTATCATAGAAGTTGATGATTTGGATTTTGTTGAAAAACCTGAGGATTTTGGCTTTATTTTGGAAAAAATAGAGGCTGAACTGAATGGCTTATTCTAA
- a CDS encoding ArsC/Spx/MgsR family protein produces MIKILYNGNCSKSNAALEYLAQNNIPFEIIDIIKDPLSVLEIKTVLKKLGKDVSYIIRATDKLYTDNFVGKHLSDEAWIEVLSKNPSLIQRPILIKGSEAILGRPLENVKSFVENK; encoded by the coding sequence ATGATTAAGATTCTATATAACGGAAATTGTTCAAAATCAAATGCAGCGTTGGAGTATTTGGCGCAGAATAATATACCGTTTGAAATCATTGATATTATCAAGGATCCGTTAAGCGTTTTGGAAATAAAAACAGTTTTGAAGAAATTAGGTAAAGATGTTTCTTATATTATACGGGCAACAGATAAATTGTATACGGATAATTTTGTGGGTAAACACTTGTCAGATGAGGCCTGGATTGAAGTTTTATCAAAAAATCCGTCTCTGATTCAGCGTCCTATTTTAATAAAAGGTTCTGAAGCGATATTGGGAAGACCTTTAGAGAATGTAAAAAGTTTTGTAGAGAATAAATAA
- a CDS encoding RagB/SusD family nutrient uptake outer membrane protein encodes MKKIFLSIAIFSALASCNDYLDIKVEGATEASNFFKTENDAMVATNAIYSFLRSWENSGFPAQYVFGVTGDDVEKGSNPGDASFINAYDNFTFTVSDDGVRGYWIGQWQAVNRANQVITNVPNIEMDSTLKNRLIAEAKMLRAYFYFNLVRIYGGVPIFDGLPADGIYTKPRNSAAEVYAFIVKDLTEAAAVLPQAYAAADRGRVTKGGALGLLSKVYLYMKDYQKAYDTSNQVISLGYSLDPDFNHLFRPAGEFGTESVFEVNCDCSAQFGGSQYAEVQGVRNQFGWGFFTPTTELENAFEPGDIRKELTILREGETTLEGDLIHKGDPQAGNMWNQKVYVPKALNNNACGYGSIQNIRILRFADILLINAEAANELGNTAVAITNINKVRTRAQLPNTTASTQGALRTAIWQERRVELAMEMDRFPDLVRTGQAATYLGPKGFKTGKNELFPIPLDAMNQSNGLFVQNPGY; translated from the coding sequence ATGAAAAAAATATTTTTGTCAATTGCAATTTTTTCAGCTTTAGCAAGTTGCAATGATTATTTAGATATAAAAGTAGAAGGTGCGACAGAAGCTTCCAATTTTTTCAAAACAGAAAATGATGCAATGGTAGCTACAAATGCTATCTATAGCTTTCTGAGAAGCTGGGAAAATTCAGGCTTTCCTGCACAATACGTATTTGGTGTGACAGGAGATGATGTAGAAAAAGGATCCAACCCAGGAGATGCTTCATTTATTAATGCTTATGATAATTTTACATTTACAGTAAGTGATGACGGAGTAAGAGGGTATTGGATTGGGCAGTGGCAGGCTGTAAATAGAGCAAATCAGGTGATTACAAATGTTCCAAATATAGAAATGGATTCTACACTTAAAAATAGATTAATTGCTGAAGCTAAAATGTTGAGAGCCTATTTCTATTTTAACTTAGTAAGAATTTACGGGGGAGTTCCTATTTTTGATGGTCTTCCTGCTGATGGAATTTATACTAAGCCGCGAAATTCTGCTGCAGAAGTCTATGCTTTTATAGTTAAAGATTTAACAGAAGCTGCGGCTGTTTTACCTCAAGCTTATGCGGCTGCAGACCGTGGAAGAGTTACGAAAGGTGGTGCTTTAGGTTTACTTTCTAAGGTATATTTATATATGAAAGATTATCAAAAAGCATATGATACATCAAACCAGGTAATTTCTTTGGGGTATTCTTTAGATCCTGATTTCAATCATTTGTTCAGACCGGCTGGAGAATTTGGTACAGAGTCTGTATTTGAAGTGAATTGTGATTGTTCTGCACAATTCGGAGGTAGTCAGTATGCTGAAGTACAAGGAGTAAGAAATCAGTTTGGATGGGGGTTCTTTACTCCTACAACAGAGCTGGAAAATGCATTTGAGCCAGGAGATATAAGAAAAGAATTGACCATTCTGAGAGAAGGAGAAACAACTTTGGAAGGAGATTTAATTCATAAAGGAGATCCACAAGCTGGAAATATGTGGAATCAAAAAGTATATGTTCCTAAAGCTCTTAATAATAATGCTTGTGGCTACGGTTCTATTCAAAATATCAGAATTTTAAGGTTTGCAGATATTCTTTTAATCAATGCAGAAGCAGCCAATGAATTAGGAAATACAGCAGTTGCTATTACAAATATTAATAAAGTGAGAACTAGAGCTCAGTTACCAAATACTACAGCTTCAACTCAAGGTGCCTTAAGAACTGCAATCTGGCAAGAAAGAAGGGTCGAGTTAGCAATGGAAATGGATAGATTTCCAGATTTGGTAAGAACAGGACAAGCTGCTACTTATTTAGGGCCTAAAGGGTTTAAGACAGGAAAAAATGAACTTTTCCCAATTCCTTTGGATGCTATGAATCAAAGTAATGGACTTTTTGTTCAAAACCCTGGTTACTAA
- a CDS encoding glucoamylase family protein: MKRILLPIIAASLFAVSCKNSQSAKQEASKIEAVKSNITDEQLMNRVQKDALKYFWDYAEPNSMLGRERYHEDNIYPDNDKHVVTTGGSGFGLATILVGVERGFIPRKDAVKRLTTMMDFLAKADRYKGAWSHWINGETGKTVPFGKKDNGGDLVETAFLTSGILMVREYFKNGNAEEKALAKKCDELWKGIQWNWYTKGGEKVLYWHWSPEYQWEMNFPLQGYNECLVTYILAASSPTYSIDAETYYKGWTRNGTYLSDKEKYGLPMYVKHNGAEEYGGPLFWAHYSYIGLDPTNLSDKLIKNYFDLNKNQVLIDYKYCVENPKGWKGYGPNYWGLTASYSRNENGGVGYDAHFPQNDRGVITPTAALSSFPYSPKESMDFLRFMYTQKPEFIGSAGPYDATSINYNNWTTPRYLAIDQGTIAPMIENYRTGFLWKLFMNAPEIQQGLKKLSFKSEKYHIK; the protein is encoded by the coding sequence ATGAAAAGGATACTATTACCCATCATTGCAGCATCACTATTTGCCGTTTCCTGCAAGAATTCTCAAAGTGCCAAACAAGAAGCTTCAAAAATTGAAGCTGTAAAAAGCAATATTACCGACGAACAGCTCATGAACAGGGTTCAGAAAGATGCTTTAAAATATTTCTGGGATTATGCGGAGCCCAATTCAATGTTGGGAAGAGAACGCTATCACGAAGACAATATCTATCCGGATAATGATAAACACGTTGTTACAACGGGTGGATCAGGATTTGGTTTAGCAACAATATTGGTGGGAGTTGAGCGGGGCTTTATTCCTAGGAAAGATGCGGTGAAACGATTGACAACCATGATGGATTTTCTGGCAAAAGCAGACCGTTACAAAGGAGCTTGGTCACACTGGATCAATGGAGAAACCGGAAAGACAGTTCCTTTTGGAAAAAAAGATAATGGCGGAGATTTGGTGGAAACAGCATTTCTTACTTCAGGAATTTTAATGGTTCGTGAGTATTTCAAAAACGGAAATGCTGAAGAAAAAGCGCTGGCTAAAAAATGTGATGAGCTTTGGAAGGGAATTCAGTGGAACTGGTATACAAAAGGCGGTGAAAAAGTCCTTTACTGGCACTGGTCTCCGGAATATCAATGGGAAATGAATTTTCCGCTTCAGGGGTACAATGAGTGTTTGGTTACCTATATTCTGGCTGCATCCTCGCCTACTTATTCTATAGACGCGGAAACGTATTATAAAGGATGGACAAGAAACGGAACTTATCTTTCAGATAAAGAAAAATACGGACTTCCGATGTATGTTAAACATAACGGAGCGGAAGAGTATGGGGGTCCTTTATTTTGGGCGCACTATTCCTACATTGGCTTAGATCCTACGAATTTGTCCGATAAATTAATTAAAAACTATTTTGATTTAAATAAAAATCAGGTCCTTATTGATTATAAATATTGTGTCGAAAATCCGAAAGGCTGGAAAGGCTATGGACCCAATTATTGGGGATTAACGGCAAGCTATTCGAGAAATGAAAATGGAGGAGTGGGTTATGATGCGCATTTTCCGCAAAATGACCGTGGTGTCATCACTCCGACTGCGGCACTGAGTAGTTTCCCGTATTCGCCAAAAGAATCTATGGATTTCCTGAGATTTATGTATACTCAAAAGCCTGAATTTATTGGCTCTGCAGGACCTTATGATGCAACTTCAATCAATTATAACAACTGGACAACACCAAGGTATTTGGCAATCGATCAGGGAACAATCGCTCCGATGATTGAGAATTACAGGACAGGATTTTTATGGAAACTATTCATGAATGCTCCTGAAATACAGCAAGGACTAAAGAAGTTAAGCTTCAAATCTGAAAAGTATCATATTAAATAA
- a CDS encoding DUF4197 family protein: MKKYIIAASLIIGTGAIISSVTHSCTSLATSDIGLSIIKNILLKGIDKGALVYGNRDAFLQNNFVDKALPKELRDINSTLEKIAPSLVKKEREYIADAAVYTVNISKPILQNAVHSLNAQDVTRIIQGEKGTATLILKEKTSQQLIAAISPKVEEELNKYGIVKTINTALSGSNLLGSLLGGNQSNVNAGGLSTLASEQLVNGLFNIIEDYEIQNSKSLLGPLGK; this comes from the coding sequence ATGAAAAAGTACATTATTGCCGCAAGTTTAATAATAGGGACGGGAGCGATCATATCATCGGTCACTCATTCCTGTACTTCTTTGGCAACGAGCGATATAGGATTATCAATTATCAAAAATATTTTGTTAAAAGGTATTGATAAAGGAGCGTTGGTCTACGGAAACAGAGATGCCTTTCTTCAAAACAACTTTGTAGACAAAGCTTTACCTAAAGAATTGAGAGATATCAATTCAACACTGGAGAAGATAGCGCCTTCTCTGGTAAAAAAAGAAAGGGAATATATTGCCGATGCTGCCGTATATACTGTAAACATATCAAAACCCATTCTTCAAAATGCAGTTCACAGCTTAAATGCTCAGGATGTTACAAGAATCATTCAGGGCGAGAAAGGTACGGCAACTCTTATTTTAAAGGAAAAAACCTCTCAACAGCTTATTGCAGCTATTTCCCCTAAAGTAGAAGAAGAACTTAACAAATACGGAATTGTAAAAACCATTAATACAGCTTTATCCGGAAGCAATCTTCTGGGAAGCCTGTTAGGTGGAAATCAATCCAATGTAAATGCCGGCGGACTGAGTACATTGGCTTCAGAGCAACTGGTAAACGGACTCTTCAACATTATCGAAGATTATGAAATCCAAAACTCTAAGTCGCTTTTAGGACCACTTGGCAAATAG
- a CDS encoding DUF493 family protein codes for MDILQGNQHASPEDFYNSLKAKLEDHHDFPEDYLFKFIIPTDQAKLTEIYRVFDGIKFTLGNRESKNGKYTACNINAFVLDAEQVVSIYKEVARIEGVILL; via the coding sequence ATGGATATATTACAAGGAAATCAACATGCAAGCCCGGAAGATTTTTATAATTCTTTAAAGGCTAAACTGGAAGATCATCACGATTTTCCGGAAGATTATTTATTCAAATTTATCATTCCTACAGATCAGGCGAAACTTACGGAAATATACAGGGTTTTTGACGGTATCAAATTTACATTAGGAAACCGTGAAAGCAAAAATGGAAAATACACGGCCTGCAACATCAATGCATTTGTGCTAGACGCAGAACAGGTAGTTTCTATCTATAAAGAAGTCGCAAGAATAGAAGGAGTAATTTTATTGTAA
- a CDS encoding glutaminyl-peptide cyclotransferase has product MKKNIIAGFAAILLLASCNKDEKILSTLSDYNNSMEAKGYHFGDKLNLPKEVTDNAESITVSFGDKETTDLTVDPKFFTLGDNAVTFNIKTKGGETLNQDATINVFAKSPEKNIAYQIVAEYPHDPKNFVQGFQIEGNTIYESDGQNGSSQILKYTLGTTTPLASTKQAQEDFSEGSTIVGDKVYQLTWQSKKGYIYDKSSLKLLKEFAYPNVLGEGWGLTYDGKNLIASDGSKLLYFLNPNDPSKLIKYIAVAGSSQAYDQLNELEYHNGFIYANVWQKPIILKINPENGEVVGKFDFTEIAKQNTKGSDDVLNGITFKGDNMLVTGKNWSKIYEVAINE; this is encoded by the coding sequence ATGAAAAAGAATATCATAGCAGGTTTTGCTGCAATTTTGTTATTGGCTTCATGTAATAAAGACGAAAAAATCTTAAGCACTTTAAGTGACTATAACAATTCTATGGAAGCAAAAGGATATCATTTTGGTGATAAACTGAACCTTCCAAAAGAAGTGACGGATAATGCAGAAAGTATTACCGTTAGTTTCGGAGATAAAGAAACTACAGATTTAACAGTAGATCCCAAATTTTTTACATTGGGCGATAATGCGGTTACTTTTAATATAAAAACAAAAGGAGGAGAAACCCTTAATCAGGATGCTACCATTAACGTCTTTGCAAAAAGTCCTGAAAAAAATATTGCTTATCAAATTGTAGCGGAATATCCTCATGATCCCAAAAACTTTGTACAGGGTTTCCAGATTGAAGGAAATACAATCTATGAAAGTGACGGGCAGAACGGTTCTTCACAGATTCTGAAGTACACTTTGGGAACAACAACACCTCTTGCCTCGACAAAACAGGCACAGGAAGATTTTTCTGAGGGAAGCACCATTGTAGGAGATAAAGTATATCAGCTGACCTGGCAAAGCAAAAAAGGATATATTTATGATAAAAGTTCTTTAAAATTATTAAAAGAATTTGCCTATCCGAATGTATTGGGAGAAGGTTGGGGATTAACCTATGACGGCAAAAATCTGATCGCTTCAGATGGAAGTAAGCTATTGTATTTCTTAAATCCGAACGATCCGTCCAAATTGATAAAATATATTGCTGTTGCAGGAAGTTCTCAGGCTTACGATCAGTTGAACGAGCTGGAATATCACAATGGATTTATTTACGCAAATGTTTGGCAAAAGCCGATCATCCTGAAGATCAACCCGGAAAACGGGGAGGTTGTAGGGAAATTTGATTTTACCGAAATTGCTAAGCAAAACACAAAAGGAAGTGATGATGTACTGAACGGTATTACTTTCAAAGGAGACAATATGCTGGTAACCGGCAAAAACTGGTCAAAAATTTATGAGGTAGCCATTAACGAATAA
- a CDS encoding SRPBCC family protein, giving the protein MSIPIIVQYKVKAPAEKVWKALTDKDEMKSWYFDIPDFELEIGKIFNFYEPGEERKFHHQGKILEIIPHKKLKHSWSYPDLSDGITTVTWELRQQGEETNVTLIHNDIDQLKELGANFSREAFADGWNGILKQSLKPYLEN; this is encoded by the coding sequence ATGAGTATCCCGATTATAGTTCAGTACAAAGTGAAAGCTCCGGCTGAAAAAGTATGGAAGGCTTTGACCGACAAAGATGAAATGAAATCCTGGTATTTTGATATCCCCGATTTTGAATTGGAAATAGGTAAGATCTTTAATTTCTATGAACCAGGAGAAGAAAGGAAGTTTCACCATCAAGGCAAAATATTGGAAATCATTCCCCATAAAAAATTGAAGCACAGCTGGTCTTATCCTGACTTATCAGACGGAATTACCACAGTAACCTGGGAACTCAGACAGCAGGGTGAGGAAACAAATGTCACGCTTATTCATAATGATATTGATCAGTTGAAAGAATTAGGAGCTAATTTTTCCAGAGAAGCTTTTGCAGACGGCTGGAACGGAATTTTAAAACAAAGTTTAAAACCTTATCTGGAAAACTAA